The sequence GGTTTTTCCGGAGGCTCCGTTACGTGAGTCCGGCCATCATAGCCGGGACTTCCTGACTCTGATAATACAACATTTCGTACTCAGCTGGTGGAATGTAACCGATCGGCTCGAGCAACCGCCTATTATTGAACCAGTCCACCCATTCGAGAGTTGCGAACTCCACGGCCTCGAGGTTGCGCCACGGGCCGCGTCGGCGGATCACTTCGGTTTTGTACAAACCGATCACCGTTTCGGCGAGAGCGTTATCGTACGAGTCGC is a genomic window of bacterium containing:
- a CDS encoding integrase core domain-containing protein, coding for ITSHQSRKLTYSQAHVPQLTKGYSSGIEPSVGSIGDSYDNALAETVIGLYKTEVIRRRGPWRNLEAVEFATLEWVDWFNNRRLLEPIGYIPPAEYEMLYYQSQEVPAMMAGLT